TCGTTTGCGACGTCGTGTGTCGCGCTTGCAGTGATTGCGCATGACCAGTCACCGTTCCCACCGCAAACAGATCCAGGAACGCCAACTGGGCGCTTTGGGTGCTGAACTTCGGCGTGCCGGTACACGATGCGTCAGGGAGTTGGGACACCAGTTCGTTCAGGTTGGGGGCGTTGTCAGCATTGAACGGGTGCAGTGCGGACGCGGGCACCGTTGCCGGTAGGGGGAGTGTGAACGCGCCACTGGCCTCGAGCGTCCCTGTGGCAATGACAGCACCTGTGGCGGTCTCGCCGTCGACGCGGCCGGCACCGCCCGACCAGGGTCTCGTCGCCTCGTCCACCTCAAAGGAATTGGCCTCCACGATTGTGCCGGTCACGCTCGTGGCAGATGTACCCGGAGGAGACGGCACAGGAGTGGCTGGGCACGCGGTGAGGATGAGGCTCAGGCCGCTCAGGAACCAGAATCTGGGGGAGAGCACGCGCTCATTGTAGAGAAGAGGGCAGAGTGCCTGGGCCGCAAATGAGGCGTCGGTAGCCAGTCAGTGCTGAGCATTATCATCGCGTTGGCCCGCATACGAAACCGCCCCCGCCACCGGCATGGGCCGAGGCGGGGGCGCGTTGCATGGCGCAAGATGTCCGTCAGTCGGTGCTGAGGCTGTAGCTCTTCCCATCCCGCAGGTAGTGGGCGTCCACGACCTGCACGCCCACGCACGGCACGAAGCTCCGGCCGCCGGGCACCGCAACGTTGACCGTGCAAGTGAGCTTCGTGCCGTGCGTGGGATCGTCGGGGATGCAGCGGACAGGGGTGGACGCTGACGGATGAGAAGGCCGGCTAGGACGACGTGTGTGGACGGGTGGGGATCGACTGGGACGCAGAAATCCCGACTCAAAATCGAGCGGGAAACCGTAGGGGTTCGAGTCCCCTCACCGGCACCACCCTGAAATGACCTGCGCCCAGCGCGGGTTTTTTTTGATCTGTGGCCTGTCGCCGGGAGGAGGAGGGGGCGTCACAGCTCCGGTCGTGGCCTCCCGGCGGGTCTGTCCGAAGTCCCAACGAACGCTCCACCACGTCGGTGAGCAGCTCCAACCCTTCATCAGTACACTCCCGGCATGCTGAACCCCGGTGCCGGCCTGCCCGAACCTGCCGACCTGACCGATGCCTTCTGGACCCAGCTCCAGGCGGTGACCGAACACCTCGCCGCCGCGCATACCCAGAACGAGGTGGACGACGCGGTGCTGCTCCTGGCACGTCAGGCGCTCGGGGCGGTCAGCGGCGTGATCCTGATCGTGTCGGGGCCGCACCTGCGGGTGGCCCGGCGCCACGGCGACGATCCCCTGGCGCGCACCGTCTGGGTCGGCCGGCCGCTGTCAGCCGTGACCCCCGCCACGGACGCCGTGCGGCTCCGGCAGCCGCAGTTCTACGAGCACCTCGGCTCACTGCTGGCGGTGTATCCGCATCTGGAGACGCAGACGGGCGGCACGGCGGCGGTCGCCAGCGCGGTGATGCCGATGATGCTGGACGCGGAGGTGCTGGGGGTGCTGGCGCTGGATTTCCATGGACCGCACGTCTTCAGCGCCGGCGAGGTTCACTTCCTGCAGACCCTGGCCGCGCAGGCGGCCCTGGCCCTGGACCGGATCCGGCTGCTGCATCACGCTCAGACGAGTGAGCAGCAGCGCGACGAGGTCGAGCGGCGCAACCAGGCGCTGGAGGCCTTCGCCGTGATGTCCCGCGATCTGGCGGGCGAGACGGACCGCTACGTGCTGGTGCGCCGCGCGCAGGAGATCATGCTGTCGCTGCTCTCGCCGGGGTACGCCCTGTACTGGGAGCGCGGCGAGGACCGCTGGCAGCTCAAGTCGCAGGTGGGCGACATCGGCAACCCGGAGCTTCAGCGGCTGGTCGATGAACACGGCCTGCCGCTGGACGCCCCGGCGCTCCACACGACGTGGCTGACCGGCGTGCCGAACTATCAGGACAACTACGCGCAGGGTGCGGACACGCCCGCCGAGATGATCCGGCACGTGAACGCCGCCACGGCATTTCAGGTTCGCCTGTACGGCCGGCCAATCGGCATGCTGGCGATTGGGCTGTTCGATCAGCGCACGTGGACGCCGATGGACAAGGTGCTGCTGGAAACCAGCATCACCAGCCTAGGGCTGGCTCTGGACCGCGCGGAGCAGACGCGGCACCTGCAGGAGCGCACAGCCGGCCTCGACGCCTTCGTGGCCTTTACCGAGGCCGTCGGCTCGGAACTCGATGTGCACAGCCTCGCGCAGCAGGCGATCAGGGTGATCGAGGCCCACCTGGGGGCCGTCAGCGTCGCGTACTACGAGCGGCACAGGGACCTGTGGATCGGCGTGGACTGGTCGAAGAATGTCCGTCCAGAAGTGGCGGCCCAGATGCAGGGCGGCGTGCCGCTGGACGCCCCAAACTTCGCGGATGCGGTGCGGCGGCGCACGCCGGTCTTCCTGGACACGTGGAATGCCGGCGACAACCACCTGTCCACGGCCGGGATGTACGGAGCAGCGGCGTTCTGCCCGATCTTCATTGACGGCGAGGCGCAGGCCATCCTGGCGGTCGGGCAGTTTGGGGGCGTGACGTGGACGGACCGCACCCGGGCCATCGTGCGCGCGGTCGGCCGCAGCCTCGGACTGGCGCTGGAACGTGCTGCCCAGGCGCGGGCCCTGACGGCGCAGCGCGACGCCCTGGACCGACGCACCCAGGAACTCGAGGCGGCGAACGGGGAACTCGAGGCGTTCGCGTACTCCGCGTCGCACGATCTGCGCACGCCCATCCGGCACGTGATGGGCTTTTCCGAACTGGCCCGGGTTGCCCTCGCCAGGAACGATACGGACAAGGTGGAGCGCAACCTCGGCATCGTGCAGCAGGGCGCCCGGCGCATGGATGAGCTGGTCGACGGCATGCTGATGCTGTCGCGGGCCGGGCGGCAGGAGTTCCGGCCCCGCTGGGTGGCCCTGGATCCGCTGATCTCGCAGGCGCAGCAGGACGCCCACCTTGAGTTCCCGGCGCAGGACATCCACGTGCAGTGGCCGCGGTCCGTGCAGGTGTGGGGCGATCCGACGCTGATCCAGCAGGTCATGACCAACCTGGTCAGTAACGCGGTGAAGTACTCCACCATGCGCCCACGGTCCGAGGTGACCGTGCTGGTTCAGGACAGCGAGACCGAGTGGACGATCACCGTCAGCGACAACGGCGTGGGCTTCGACCCGCAGTACGCCGGAAAATTGTTCGGCATCTTCCAGCGGCTGCACCCCCAGAGCGCGTTTCCTGGTGTGGGAGCGGGGCTGGCGACTGTGCGGCGTATCGTGATCAAGCACGGCGGCCGGGTCTTCGCCCGGAGCGTGGAGGGGCAGGGCGCCACCTTCGGATTCACGCTGGCGAAGCCGGCACCGTAGGACGGCCGCGCTTCAGGGGATGCGGTACAGGCCCGGTTCGTCGCGGCGGACCATCAGATAGCCGAGGCTGGCCAGGTAGCCCGCGAGTTCGCGGATCGCGCCCAGATCTGCGCACGCCGCGTCGGCCGGGAGCCGGGAGCGGAGCTCGCGCTGGAGGTCGCGGTCGCTGAGGTCGGTGCCGGAGGGCAACTCCAGAATCACCTTCAGCGCCGTGACTTCGACGATCGGGGCGGCCATACCACAGTGTGTTCAGGTCGCGGCTCGAGATTGGCACGATATGTGTGAATGTGAATGGGTTACAGAGAAAGGATGAACGTCGGTCAGTTGCTCGGGGCAGGTCTGCCCGTCACCCCAGGGCGTGGCCGCCCGATGCCACAGCTTGACGGCTGTGTATACTCGTGGGCGCCAAAGCCCCGCCTCGAAGACCGAGCGGGAAGTGCAGGAGACCACGTCTCCTCGCCGGCACCGAAAGAGGCCCCCATGACCCTGATCCTGAACCTGTTCCTCGTGCTTTTCGCCGTCACCTGCCTCGCGCTGGTGTTCTTCGTGCTGCTGCAGGTGCCCAAACAGGCCGGCCTGTCCGCCAGCATGGCGTCCGGCGGCTCCCTGCTGGGCGGGCGCGGCGTGGAGGGCGGCATCGTGCGCGTCACCAGCGTGCTGGGCGGCCTGTTCATGCTGCTCGCCATCCTGATCTCTTTCATCTCCCGCTGACTGTTGCGAAGCGTCCGCTGTTGCGGGACGTGCCAGCCCTGACCTGCGCCTGACCGATTGTCATTCGGCAGGCGCAGCCGTCATTCTTTCGGCGTGTGTAAGGTGCAGCGTGTTGAGATTAAAAAACTTAACACAATTGCAAGGAATACCTTGACCTAGCCTAAGCCGATCCATATATTGACCGCGCAGGAAACATGTACCCAGTCCACCCGCCTGCCAGGTCACCACTGGCGGGTTGCCCGTACACCGATCCGGAGGTTCCGATGAAGAAAGCCCTGACCCTTGCCCTCGCCCTGATGGGTAGCGGCGCCTTTGCCGCCCCGTATGTGTTGCCCGCCGCGTGGATGGCCCAAAGCCCCACGGAAGCCAAAGCGGGCGGTGAATTCCGGAGCTACACCATCAGCGATTACAAGACGCTGAACCCCTTCACCAGCGCCGAAGCCGACAGCCTGCCGACGATCATGGGCGGTCCTGCCGGCCTGTTCAATCAGGATCCCACCAACGACAAGTTCGTCCCCGTGATGGCCGACGCCCTGCCCACCGTGAGCAACGGCGGCAAGCGCTTTGTTGTGAAGATCCGTCAGGGCATGAAGTTCAGTGACGGTCAGGCCATCACGGCCGACGACTGGATCACCACCTTCAAGCTGCACACCGACGACAAGGTCGGCAGCAACTCCTACGACAACTTCTTCCTGAACGACAAGCCGATCACGGTCAAGAAGCTCGACACCTACACCCTGCAGTTCGACTTCCCCTCGGTAAGCGCCAGCGCCCTGAACCGCATGTCGTACACCCCCTGGCCCGACCACGTCTTCGGGCCGGTTTATAAGAGCAAGGGTGCGGACGGCATCAAGGCCATGTGGGGTATCAGCTCCACCCCCAGCGCCATCGTGTCCCCTGGCCCCTGGGTGATCAGCAGCTACCAGGCCGGCCAGCGTGCCGTGCTGAAGAAGAACACCTACTTCGGCGAGTGGTTCAAGGACGGCGCGAACAAGCCCCTGCCGTACCTCGACTCCGTCAGCTTCACCATCGTCAAGGACCTGAACGCGGGCCTGGCGGCGTACCTCGCCGGCCAGATCGACACCTTCGGCGCCAGCAAGGCTGACGACCTGGCCCAGATCAAGAAGGCCATCGACGCCGGCAACCTCAAGGCGACCCTGGTGCCGAACGTCGGCCCGAACTCCACGTCCTCGTGGATCGTGTTCAACTGGAACAAGGCCGGCGACGCCACCAAGCAGAAGCTCTTCCGTGACGTGCGCTTCCGTCAGGCCATGAGCCACATCGCCAACCGTCAGGCCATGATCCAGCTCGCGCTGGGCGGCCTGGGCAGCGAGGTGTACTCGGGCGTGTACCCGGTGTTCAAGAACTACCAGTACGCCAGCACCCCCACCTACAAGTACGACCTGGCCGAAGCGACCAAGCTGCTGAACCAGATGGGCTACACCAAGAAGAACAGCGACGGCTACCTGGTCGACAAGGCCGGCAAGGTGCTGGAGTTCAACCTGACCACCAACTCCGGCAACAACGTGCGCGAGCAGCTCGGCCAGATCTTCCGCGACGAGGCCAAGAAGGTCGGCGTGAAGGTCAACTTCACCCCGGTGGACTTCAACACCCTGGTCGGTCAGCTGCTGGCCAAGGGCGCGGACCGTCCCTTCGACGCGATCCTGCTGGGTCTGTCGGGCGGCGACAACATCTGGCCCTACGGCAGCAACGTGGTGCCCTGCGGCGGCAACCTGCACGCCTACAACGTGCCCAGCGACGGCAAGTGCCTGAACGCTCAGGAAAACCTGATGACCAAGCTGTACTACCAGGGCGACCAGACGCTGGACGACGACGCCCGCCGCAAGATCGGTGAGCAGCTGTCGAAGGTCGAGGGGCAGAACCTGGGCTTCATCTACCTGGTGGCGACCAACTACCACGTGACCTTCAACAACCGGGTCGGCGGCGAGTACAAGCGTAACCTCTGGGACTCGTACTACGGCTCGCGCCCCGCGTACGGCCTGACCACCTTCATCAAGTAACACTCGGCCAGTCCCACATGGACGGGGGTGGTTCGCGCTCGCGGGCTGCCCCCTCCTCCATGGAACACAGGAGAAACAGATGCTGCCATTTCTTCTCAGGCGACTGGTGCAGGCGGTTCCGACCCTGCTGCTCTCCAGTCTCCTGATCTTCTTCGTGATCTCGCTGGCTCCCGGCGACTTCCTCACACCGGCCAAGCTCAACCCGAACATCTCCGCACAGCAACTGGACAACCTGACCCGCAACTTCGGGCTCGACAAGCCCCTGGTCCAGCAGTACCTGCTGTGGATGCGCAACATCCTGCACGGCGACTTCGGGCTGTCGTTCTCATTCCAGGCGCCGGTGCTCCAGATCATGTGGCCGCGCATCGTCAACTCGCTGTGGCTGGTTCTGGTGATCACCGTGGTGTTCTACGGCCTCGCCATCCCGATCGGCGTGTTCGGCGCCGTGCGGCAGAACAGCCTGGGTGACCGCAGCGTCAACGTGTTCATGTACTTCCTGCTGGGGTTCCCGAGCTTCTTCCTGGCCCTGATCGCCCTGTACTTCCTGCTCCAGATCATCTTCGCCACCCACTGGGCGATCCCCATCGGTGGTATGACCAGTCCCGACCACGCATCCATGTCGGCCGGCGGCAAGGTCTGGGACGTGTTCAAGCACCTGCTGGTGCCAGGAATCCTGCTGGGCATCCATCAGACGGCGGGCCTGTCACGATATGTCCGCGCGCTGATGCTGGAAGTCATGAATTCGGACTACATCCGCACCGCGCGCGCGAAGGGCGTCAGCGAATCCTCGGCCATCTGGAAGCACACCTTCCGCAACGCGATCCTGCCCATCGTGGCCGGCATCGGCGGAGAGTTGCCCGGCCTGATCAGCGGGGCGGGGTTCATCGAGGTGGTCTTCGCATATCCGGGGATCACGCCCATGCTGCTCGACGCCCTGAACGCCCAGGACCTGTACCTGATCGCGGGGTTCACCATGATGACGACCATCCTCCTGATCGCCGGGAACGCCATCAGTGACATCCTGCTGGCGTTCGTCGATCCGCGCGTGAAACTGGGGTGACTGTGACAACGACCGCAACCCCGATGACCCAGGCGGCGCAGCGCCAGCGCGGCCAGTCGCAGCTCAGCGTGGCCTGGGGCCAGTTCCGCAAGAACAAGCTGGCCCGCTTCGGCGGCACCTGCCTGATCCTGCTGTATGTGATGGCCCTGTTCGCGCCCTTCATCGCCCCGGACGGCCTGTCGAACTACTCGACGACCAACATCACCAAATTCCACCCGCCCACGCCGGTGCATGTGCGGGATTCGAAGACGGGCGCTTTCACCCGGCCCTTCGTGTACAAGTACACGCAGCAGCTGAACATGGACACCTTCGTCAACGAGGTCAAGCCCACCGACCAGAAATGCCCCCTGTATCTCGGCGTTCGCGGCGACGCGTACAAACTGTTCGGCTTCATTCCCAGCACCGTTCACCTGTTCGGGACGGGCAACCCGGACTGCAAGATCTACCTGTTCGGCGCCGAGACGCTCGGGCGCGACCTGTTCACGCGCACCATGTACGCGTCGCAGATCTCGCTGACCATCGGCCTCGGGGCCACCATCCTGACCACCCTGATCGGCCTGTTCGCGGGCGCCGCCGCGGCGTATTTCGGCGGCGTGGTCGACACGCTGGTGATGCGTCTGGTCGAGGTCCTGGCCGCCATTCCCACGCTGTTCCTGCTGATCCTGCTGCGCGCCATCTTCCCGCAGAACATCAACCCGATCTTCGCGTTGTACGTGGTCTTGCTGCTGCTGGCCTTCGTGAGCTGGGGTGGTCTGGCCCGCGTGACCCGTGGCCAGCTCCTGAGCGTGCGCGAGCTCGACTTCGTGGCCGCCGCCAAGTCCCTGGGCGCCAGCGACAACCGCATCATGTGGCGTCACCTGCTCCCCACCATGACGACGTATACCATTGTCACCCTGAGCCTGGGGATTCCCGCCGCGATCCTCACAGAGTCGGGCCTCAGCTTTCTGGGGATCGGTGCGGTCGAACCCTACGTGTCGTGGGGCAGCCTGCTCACCCAGGCGCAGGAAGGCGGGTTCTCCAGCTTCACGTCCCGGCCGTGGGTGCTCATTCCCGGCTTTTTCATCGTGTTCACGGTGATGTGTTTCCAGCTTCTCGGCGACGGGCTCAGAGACGCGTTTGACCCTCGCAAACGGCAGTAATACCACTTTAAAAAGGTATGATGCGCTACGTGTATTTCCCGGAGGAACCATGACCCATCAGGGCGAGACCCTACTGGCCGTCAACGGCCTGAAGACCTATTTCTACACCGATGACGGCGTCGTCAAGAGCGTCGACGGCGTGACCTTCCATATCAAGAAGGGCGAGACGCTGGCGGTCGTGGGCGAGTCCGGCTCCGGCAAGAGCGTGACCAGCCTGTCGGTCATGCGCCTGATTCCCATGCCGCCTGGCAAGATCGTCGAGGGCGAGATCCTGTTCACCGGCAAGGACGGCGTGCAGAAGAACCTCGTGTCGCTGCCCGAGTCGGACATGCGCAAGATCCGCGGCAACGACATCTCCATGATCTTCCAGGAACCCATGACCTCGCTCAACCCGGTGTACACCGTCGGGGACCAGATCGCCGAGGCCGTGCAACTCCACCAGGGCAAGAACAAGAAAGAAGCGCTGGGCGTGGCGACCGACATGCTGCGCTTCGTGGGCATCCCTGCGCCGGAAAAGCGCGTCCACGAGTACCCGCACCAGATGTCCGGCGGGATGCGCCAGCGCGTCATGATCGCCATGGCGCTGTCGTGCAACCCGGCCCTGCTGATCGCCGACGAGCCGACCACGGCGCTCGACGTGACCATCCAGGCGCAGATCCTGGACCTGATGCGCAAGCTCCAGACCGACATCGGTATGAGCATCCTGTTCATCACGCACAACCTGGGCGTGGTGGCCGAGATGGCCGACCGCGTGGTGGTCATGTACGGCGGGCGCGTGGTCGAGGAAGGCGACGTGGTCGAGATCTTCAAGGCGCCCCGTCACCCGTACACCATGGGCCTGCTGAACTCGATTCCGCGCCCCGGCGAGTACGAGCACATCCCGGGCCAGCCCAAGCCGCGCCTGGAGGCCATCCCCGGTAACGTCCCCAACCCGCTGGCGCTGCCGCCCGGCTGCTCGTTCGAGCCGCGCTGCAAGTTCGCGGTGCCGGACTGCTCCAAGGCCGTGCCCGCCCTGGAAGACACCGGGCACGGGCACATGGCCCGCTGCATCCGCTGGCGTGAATTCGAGCAGGCCCAGGCCGAGGTGACCGCATGACCGCCGCTCCCAGCACGTATTCCGGCAAAGACCGTGGCATGGCCGCCAAGGGCGACACGCTGCTCGATGTCCAGCACCTCGAGAAGTACTTCCCGATCCGCGGCGGCCTGCTGTCGCGCGTGGTGGCGAACGTCAAGGCCGTGAACGACATCAGCTTCGCCGTCAAGCGCGGCGAGGTGGTCGGGCTGGTCGGCGAGTCCGGCTCCGGCAAGACCACGGCCGGGCGCGCCATCCTGCGCCTGATCGAACCCACCGGCGGGCAGGTGATCTTCAACGGCACGGACATCACCAAGCTGAGCAAGGCCCAGATGCGCGATTACCGGCGCGAGATGCAGATCATCTTCCAGGATCCGTTCGCCAGCCTGAACCCGCGCATGACGGTCTCGGACATCATCGGCGAGGCCATGCAGATCCACAACCTGCACCCCGGCAAGGGACGCATCGACCGCATCGCCGAGCTGCTGCAGCGTGTCGGCCTGCGGCCCGAGCACATGCGCCGCTACCCGCACGAGTTCTCCGGCGGGCAGCGCCAGCGCATCGGCATCGCGCGCGCGCTGGCGGTCGACCCCACGTTCATCGTGGCGGACGAGCCGGTCTCGGCGCTCGACGTGTCGATCCAGGCGCAGGTCGTGAACCTCATGCAGGACCTGCAGGAGGAGCTGGGCCTGACGGTGCTGTTCATCGCGCACGACCTGCACGTCGTGGAGTACATCTGCGACCGCATGATCGTGATGTACCTGGGCCGCATCATGGAGATCGCGCCCAGCCGCGAACTGAACCGCAACCCCAAGCACCCGTACACCGAGGCGCTGCTGTCGGCCGCGCCGGTGCCGGACCCGACCGTCAAGCGCCAGCGCATCATCCTGGAAGGCGACATTCCCAGCCCGATCAACCCGCCCTCGGGCTGCGTATTCCGCACGCGCTGCCGCTACGCCGTCGCCGAATGCGCCACCGTGGTGCCGGAACTGCGCGAGGTCGCGCCGAACCACTTCAAGGCCTGCATCCGCGACGACATCCTGTAAACGCGAATCGCCGCGACCGTCCCGTCCCCGTGTGGGGCGGGATTTTTCTGTTCCGTTTCTGACTGAACCTCTCACATCTCACAATTGGCCCCAGCGCACGATGGGTTCATGAAGAAACGCACGCTCCTCGCCGCTGCCCTGCTCGCCTCCCCAGCCCTCGCCGCCGACCTGCGCATCTACCCGAGCTTCGCCGAGGTGCGCCAGCCCGTGACCTCCACCGGCACCCGCCTCGACGTGACCCTGCCGCAGGCCGCGTGGGAGAACGTGCTGGCCGGTTCGCTGGACCTGGAGGGCCTGCCCTTCGACGCCGCCACCCAGACCCTCCAGGCGAACTGGCTGAGCGGTCTGGAGGGCCAGACCGTGTACCTGCGCCGCGGCGACACCACCGAGCCCGTCACGCTGGTGCGCGCCCGTGACCTGCTGGTCAAGGACGCCCAGGGCCGGTACTTCAATGTGCGTTTCGAGGAGTTGCAGTTCAGCGCGCCCCCACCCCTGAACCCGCAGAGCCCCAGCCAGACGCTGACGTACACCCTGCCGAAGGCCGGCAGCGGCACCCTGACGTACCTCACGCGCGCCGTGACGTGGGCGCCGCGCTACACCCTGAAGGCCAGCGACGCCGGCGCGCAGCTCGGTGCCCTGGCCGACCTGCGCAACACCACCGAACTCGCGTACGACGTCAAGGCCACCGAACTGTACGCCGGGGACGTGACGGTGCAGGCCAACCCGCAGGCGGAGGCCGCCAACTTCGCCGCGGACAGCGCCGTGATGCGCGCGGTGCCGGCGCCGAGCGCCCCGGCCACCAAGATCCAGAGCCAGGGCGAGCTGCGTGGCCTGACCCGCTACGACCTCACCACGCCGTTCACGCTGCCGGCCAACAGCGTGATCACCCTGCCGTTCCTCACGCCCAAACTCACGAAGTTCGAGCGCTACGTCGGCCTGACCACGTACTTCAACCCCGGCCCGCAGGAGGGCACCCTGAACCGCTCCTACCGCCTGGAAGCGGACCAGCGCCTGCCCGCCGGCCCCCTGACGGTGCGCGAGGACGGCCGCCTGGTCGGCCAGGCGCAGCTGCCCGACACCCGCGAGGGCGGCACCATCGACTTCACGCTCGGGGACGACCCGGATGTCGAGTACACCCGCAGCGTCCAGCTCGTCCGGCAGGACAAGGACACGAAGGGCAATGTCACGCGCAGCACGTACAAGGTCACGTACGCCTTCGAGAGCAGCAAGGACCGCGCCGTGCGCGCCGAGATCACCGAGCGCATTGGCGGGAGGATCATCATCATCGATGCCATGACGCCGGTGCAGAACCAGGGCGTGGCGACCCTGAAGGTCGACCTGCCCGCCAAGGCCAAGCTCAGCCGCAGCTTCACGGTGGTGATCGCCAACAACTGAGGAGCGTTCCGGCCGCCGCCCCCGACCGTTCGGCAGGTCGGGGGCGGGTCGTTGATGGGGGAGCAGTCGAACCGCTCAGCCCTCCCGGTCATCCGGATCACGCCGCGACTCCGCGTACGTGGCAGCCGGCTCGTGCTCTACAGGATCCCCTCCAGATACGCCTGCACGTCCACCTTCACCGGCATGAAGTACGCGTGCTGGCCGCGCTCGCGGGCGAAGGCGAGGAGGTCGGCAGCGAAGGCGCGGTTGCACTCCAGCGTCGGGGTGAACGTCCGGGGGAACACGGCGTGGTTGCGCGCCCGCCAGTAGTTCAGGCTGGATTCGGTGAGGATGCTGGTCGCGCCCCACCACATCTGCGCGCCGTCGGGGATCAGGTCGCTGTACGCGTCCATCACGCGCAGGTCGAAGAACGGCTGCGTGAAGAAGCCGCTCGCTCCGGCGTCCAGTTTGCGTTCCAGATAGTCGCGTTCCCGCGCGAACGACTGACGGTATGGGTCGAGGCCGGCGTACACGGTCACGTGCGGGGCGTCGCGTCGGAGGCGGCGGATCAGGTCCACGGCGTCCTGGTCGTAGACCCTGGCGCTCATGTCGGCGGGCGCGTCGCCGGTCACGACCAGCACCTCGTCAATGCCGTGCTCGCCCAGGGCCGGCAGGAACGGCAGCGGTTCGCGCGGGTTGAAGTCCACCGCGCGCAGGTGCGGCACGGCCCGGTGACGCGGCCGTGCGAAGGAGCAGCCCAGCCACGAGCGCAGCGAGTAGCGCGTCAGGTCCGGGACGTTCACGGTGTCCACGCTGGGCAGCGCGGCCACGACCTGCGCGATCTCGGCCCGCAGGCCGCTGCGCGAGCGGGGCACGAGTTCCACCGACACGCGCGTGCCGGACGCGCCGGTCACGACACGGCCTCCGCGACCTTCTCCGGATCGTAGGCGAGGATCGGCCCCAGCCAGCGCTCTGCCTCCGTCAGCGGCAGGCCCTTGCGCCGGGCATAGTCCTGTACCTGATCGCGCCCGATGCGGCCCACCGCGAAGTAGCGGGCGTCCGGGTGCGCGAAGTACAGGCCCGACACGGCCGCGGCCGGCAGCATCGCGCAGGATTCCGTGAGGCGCAGGCCGGTCTCCTCGGCGCGGAGGAGGCGGAACAGCGTGCGTTTCTCGGTGTGGTCGGGCTGCGCGGGGTAGCCGGGCGCGGGGCGGATGCCCTGGTAGCGCTCGCGGATCAGGTCGTCGTTGCCCAGCGTCTCGCCGTGCGCGTAGCCCCAGTGCCGGGTGCGGACGTCGCGGTGCAGCTTCTCGGCGAAGGCCTCGGCCAGCCGGTCCGCGACCGCCTTGACCAGGATGGCGCTGTAATCGTCGTGCTGGGCCTCGAACTGCGTGGCGAGTTCCTCGGCGCCGTGGATGGCGACCGCGAACGCCCCGATGTGGTCGCCCTGCGGCGCCACGAAGTCCGCCAGGGCCACGTTCGGGGTGCCCTGCTCGCGCTGCTGGCGCAGGGTGTGGAGGTGCACGACGTCTGGCAGCTCGTCGCGCCCTGCGGCGAGTTCGTGCGTGGCGTGGTCCAGCGTCTCGCCGGCCGGCACGTCCGGGCCGACCTGCACCGCGATGTCGTC
This region of Deinococcus metalli genomic DNA includes:
- a CDS encoding ABC transporter ATP-binding protein, whose translation is MTHQGETLLAVNGLKTYFYTDDGVVKSVDGVTFHIKKGETLAVVGESGSGKSVTSLSVMRLIPMPPGKIVEGEILFTGKDGVQKNLVSLPESDMRKIRGNDISMIFQEPMTSLNPVYTVGDQIAEAVQLHQGKNKKEALGVATDMLRFVGIPAPEKRVHEYPHQMSGGMRQRVMIAMALSCNPALLIADEPTTALDVTIQAQILDLMRKLQTDIGMSILFITHNLGVVAEMADRVVVMYGGRVVEEGDVVEIFKAPRHPYTMGLLNSIPRPGEYEHIPGQPKPRLEAIPGNVPNPLALPPGCSFEPRCKFAVPDCSKAVPALEDTGHGHMARCIRWREFEQAQAEVTA
- a CDS encoding ABC transporter ATP-binding protein, whose protein sequence is MTAAPSTYSGKDRGMAAKGDTLLDVQHLEKYFPIRGGLLSRVVANVKAVNDISFAVKRGEVVGLVGESGSGKTTAGRAILRLIEPTGGQVIFNGTDITKLSKAQMRDYRREMQIIFQDPFASLNPRMTVSDIIGEAMQIHNLHPGKGRIDRIAELLQRVGLRPEHMRRYPHEFSGGQRQRIGIARALAVDPTFIVADEPVSALDVSIQAQVVNLMQDLQEELGLTVLFIAHDLHVVEYICDRMIVMYLGRIMEIAPSRELNRNPKHPYTEALLSAAPVPDPTVKRQRIILEGDIPSPINPPSGCVFRTRCRYAVAECATVVPELREVAPNHFKACIRDDIL
- a CDS encoding DUF4139 domain-containing protein, which translates into the protein MKKRTLLAAALLASPALAADLRIYPSFAEVRQPVTSTGTRLDVTLPQAAWENVLAGSLDLEGLPFDAATQTLQANWLSGLEGQTVYLRRGDTTEPVTLVRARDLLVKDAQGRYFNVRFEELQFSAPPPLNPQSPSQTLTYTLPKAGSGTLTYLTRAVTWAPRYTLKASDAGAQLGALADLRNTTELAYDVKATELYAGDVTVQANPQAEAANFAADSAVMRAVPAPSAPATKIQSQGELRGLTRYDLTTPFTLPANSVITLPFLTPKLTKFERYVGLTTYFNPGPQEGTLNRSYRLEADQRLPAGPLTVREDGRLVGQAQLPDTREGGTIDFTLGDDPDVEYTRSVQLVRQDKDTKGNVTRSTYKVTYAFESSKDRAVRAEITERIGGRIIIIDAMTPVQNQGVATLKVDLPAKAKLSRSFTVVIANN
- a CDS encoding methylenetetrahydrofolate reductase, whose amino-acid sequence is MTGASGTRVSVELVPRSRSGLRAEIAQVVAALPSVDTVNVPDLTRYSLRSWLGCSFARPRHRAVPHLRAVDFNPREPLPFLPALGEHGIDEVLVVTGDAPADMSARVYDQDAVDLIRRLRRDAPHVTVYAGLDPYRQSFARERDYLERKLDAGASGFFTQPFFDLRVMDAYSDLIPDGAQMWWGATSILTESSLNYWRARNHAVFPRTFTPTLECNRAFAADLLAFARERGQHAYFMPVKVDVQAYLEGIL